A genomic segment from Vagococcus zengguangii encodes:
- a CDS encoding beta-N-acetylhexosaminidase: MKNYQLSGDYHLSNELQQVITNYLGITFNSDGCQLILKQTSGKLLVTQTQEETMICFEKIPHLLRGLTYLAKSNNESLSIKEDIFFDSIGPMFDVSRNAVLKPAKVKELMTTSAFIGLDNCMLYMEDTYTIPDYPYFGYLRGQYTQAELKDLDAFANVLGVELIPSIQVLGHLRNPLKWNFANGMKDTEDILLVGADKTYEFLESAIKSVMSCFTTKKLHIGMDEAHTLGLGNYLKKNGFQNRFEIMNEHLTRVKAITDELGLDLQMWSDMFFRIGSKTGDYYDKEAVIPEEIIANIPDVSLVYWDYYNHKTEDYQQLIKTHRTLQKPIIFAGGIWTWNGIAPNYSKSIDTTNKGLAVCKEQGIKTVYATLWQDDGAETPIDTILLGLQLFAEHQFNQTVSQNALAEQFSLMQNQNSEDFLLLDLFDNTPGVAEYNAEASAASKLILYQDLFSGMYDLNLNEWPLKAHYEQLVKTFDNVTSQASIFEFYKILANICYQKVDLGIKIRTAYQTKDHSLMTEAVHTIEELHQLISQLATTHQDIWYSQNKFFGWEVLDIRYGGLLQRLTTNKNQLSLWLNDTSHPIDELEIDLLPFDGPYPMKKGAIIGRNLYQFIVSPGKLSDV, translated from the coding sequence GTGAAGAACTATCAACTAAGTGGTGACTACCATTTATCAAATGAATTACAGCAAGTGATTACCAATTATTTAGGCATCACATTTAACTCAGATGGATGTCAGCTTATCTTAAAACAAACAAGCGGTAAACTATTGGTAACTCAAACTCAAGAAGAAACTATGATTTGCTTTGAAAAAATCCCTCATCTTCTTAGAGGTTTAACTTACTTAGCAAAAAGTAATAACGAATCATTGTCTATTAAAGAAGATATATTTTTTGATTCGATTGGACCAATGTTTGATGTCTCAAGAAATGCAGTTTTAAAACCAGCTAAAGTAAAAGAATTAATGACAACAAGTGCGTTTATCGGTCTTGATAATTGTATGCTTTACATGGAAGATACCTATACAATTCCTGACTACCCTTATTTCGGTTATTTGCGAGGTCAATACACCCAAGCAGAATTAAAAGATTTAGACGCTTTCGCCAATGTGTTAGGTGTGGAATTGATCCCTTCTATCCAAGTACTAGGTCATTTGCGAAATCCGTTAAAATGGAATTTTGCAAATGGCATGAAGGATACGGAAGACATCCTACTTGTAGGGGCAGACAAAACGTATGAATTTCTTGAATCCGCGATTAAATCTGTCATGTCCTGCTTTACCACAAAAAAATTGCATATTGGGATGGATGAAGCCCACACACTAGGTTTAGGCAATTATTTGAAAAAGAACGGCTTCCAAAATCGATTTGAAATTATGAACGAACATCTAACAAGAGTGAAAGCAATTACCGATGAGTTAGGACTAGATCTTCAAATGTGGAGTGATATGTTCTTTAGAATTGGTTCTAAAACCGGCGACTATTATGATAAAGAAGCGGTCATTCCTGAAGAAATCATTGCAAATATTCCAGATGTCTCTCTCGTTTATTGGGACTACTACAACCATAAAACCGAAGATTATCAACAATTAATTAAAACCCATCGAACGTTACAGAAACCCATTATTTTTGCAGGTGGCATTTGGACTTGGAATGGGATTGCACCAAATTATAGTAAGTCTATTGATACAACCAATAAAGGTCTAGCAGTGTGTAAGGAACAAGGCATTAAAACTGTTTACGCGACGCTGTGGCAAGATGATGGGGCCGAAACGCCGATTGATACAATTTTATTAGGACTGCAATTGTTTGCAGAACATCAATTCAATCAAACTGTTAGTCAAAATGCTTTAGCCGAGCAATTTTCCCTAATGCAAAACCAAAACAGTGAGGACTTTTTACTACTTGATTTATTCGATAATACACCGGGTGTTGCGGAATACAACGCGGAAGCCTCTGCTGCAAGTAAATTAATTTTGTACCAAGATCTATTCAGCGGTATGTACGATTTGAACTTAAACGAATGGCCGTTAAAAGCGCATTATGAACAATTAGTCAAAACATTTGATAACGTCACCAGTCAAGCAAGTATTTTTGAATTCTATAAAATCCTAGCTAACATTTGCTATCAAAAAGTTGACCTAGGTATCAAAATTAGAACAGCCTATCAAACAAAAGATCATTCATTAATGACAGAAGCTGTCCACACTATCGAGGAACTTCATCAACTAATCAGTCAATTAGCAACCACCCATCAGGACATTTGGTATTCACAAAACAAATTCTTTGGTTGGGAAGTCTTAGATATCCGTTATGGCGGTTTATTACAACGATTAACGACGAATAAAAACCAGTTATCATTATGGCTAAACGATACAAGTCATCCAATCGATGAATTGGAAATTGATTTATTGCCATTTGATGGCCCTTATCCAATGAAGAAAGGAGCTATTATTGGACGAAATCTTTATCAATTTATCGTAAGCCCTGGTAAATTATCCGACGTATAG
- a CDS encoding ABC transporter permease — protein MEQVAVTEKEKSVSKLGEKWKLIKKNRQLYWFILPAFLVILIFSYIPMYGIIIAFKDYVPALGIWGSPWVGFKHFQRFFDSYYFWDLLKNTLGISLYSLIVGFPLPIILALALNELKDGKFKKITQTVTYAPNFISVVVMVGMIVAFLNPSTGLINHVLDFLGFERMDFMSDPKWFKTVYVLSGVWQSTGWSSVIYLAALSGVDPELHEAAVVDGASRLRRIWHINLPTIRPTMVILLIMSVGSIMSLGHEKILLMQNPLNLESSNVISTFVYQQGLLDAQYSYATAVGLFNSVINAILLISVNKVADKLNETSLF, from the coding sequence ATGGAACAAGTAGCTGTGACTGAAAAAGAAAAATCAGTCAGTAAGTTAGGGGAAAAATGGAAGTTAATAAAAAAGAATAGACAACTATATTGGTTTATACTTCCAGCCTTCTTAGTTATTTTAATTTTTTCATATATTCCAATGTACGGTATTATTATCGCCTTTAAAGACTATGTGCCTGCTTTAGGAATATGGGGAAGTCCTTGGGTAGGTTTCAAACATTTTCAACGATTCTTTGATTCCTATTATTTTTGGGATTTGCTGAAAAACACTCTCGGAATTAGTCTTTATTCTTTAATAGTAGGTTTTCCGCTACCGATCATTTTAGCCTTAGCTTTAAATGAATTAAAAGATGGAAAGTTCAAAAAAATCACACAAACCGTGACGTACGCACCAAACTTTATTTCAGTCGTAGTTATGGTTGGGATGATCGTGGCATTTTTAAACCCATCAACTGGTTTAATTAACCACGTGTTAGATTTTTTAGGTTTTGAAAGAATGGACTTTATGAGTGATCCGAAATGGTTTAAAACCGTCTATGTACTATCAGGTGTTTGGCAGTCAACCGGCTGGAGTTCAGTTATTTACTTAGCGGCACTTTCAGGTGTTGACCCAGAATTACATGAAGCAGCGGTAGTAGATGGAGCTTCACGTTTACGTCGTATTTGGCACATTAACTTACCAACGATTCGCCCAACAATGGTTATCTTGTTAATCATGAGTGTGGGTTCGATTATGTCACTTGGACATGAAAAAATCTTATTAATGCAAAATCCATTAAACTTAGAGAGTTCGAATGTTATCTCAACATTTGTGTATCAGCAAGGTTTATTAGATGCACAGTATAGTTATGCCACAGCAGTTGGTTTATTCAATTCAGTTATTAATGCCATTTTATTAATCAGTGTTAATAAAGTAGCCGATAAGTTAAATGAAACATCACTATTTTAA
- a CDS encoding carbohydrate ABC transporter permease: MNNRLVKDTVADKIFLKFNLVFLILALLIVLYPLVYIISASISDPSTVNSGEMWLLPKGITMEGYKTILNNDSIWRGYGNTIYYTVLGTLINLAVTLPCAYALSRKDLYGRNFFMTFLLVTMFIGGGLIPSYLLIKNLGMLNTVWAIVVPGAVSVYNLIVTRTFFETTIPREMEEAAIIDGCSDFKMFTKIILPLSMPIIAVMALFYGVGHWNSYFSALIYFSDKAKYPLQMVLREILVLQDMSSNSINGNMSSDMAEMMYSKQQLVQVIKYGIMIVSTLPVIVIYPFLQKYFVKGMMIGSVKG; the protein is encoded by the coding sequence ATGAATAATCGATTAGTAAAAGATACCGTAGCAGACAAAATATTTTTAAAATTTAACTTAGTCTTTTTGATTTTAGCGTTATTGATTGTGTTATATCCATTAGTTTATATCATTAGTGCATCAATCAGTGATCCTAGTACAGTTAATTCAGGTGAGATGTGGCTGCTTCCAAAAGGGATTACTATGGAAGGATATAAAACGATTTTAAATAATGACAGTATCTGGCGAGGTTATGGTAATACTATCTATTATACGGTACTGGGGACGTTAATTAATTTAGCCGTTACGTTACCGTGTGCCTATGCCTTATCCAGAAAAGATTTATATGGTAGAAACTTTTTCATGACATTTTTATTAGTCACGATGTTTATTGGTGGTGGTTTAATTCCAAGTTACTTATTAATTAAGAACTTAGGGATGTTAAATACGGTTTGGGCGATTGTCGTTCCCGGAGCGGTTTCAGTTTATAATTTAATTGTTACTAGAACGTTCTTTGAAACGACAATTCCACGAGAAATGGAAGAAGCAGCAATCATCGATGGCTGTAGTGATTTCAAAATGTTTACTAAAATTATTTTACCATTATCGATGCCAATTATCGCAGTTATGGCGTTGTTCTACGGGGTGGGTCATTGGAATAGCTACTTTAGTGCCTTGATCTATTTCTCTGATAAAGCCAAATATCCATTACAAATGGTCTTGCGTGAAATCTTAGTGTTACAAGATATGTCGTCAAACTCAATTAATGGCAATATGTCATCGGATATGGCGGAAATGATGTATAGTAAGCAACAATTAGTTCAAGTTATTAAGTATGGTATTATGATTGTGTCAACTTTACCTGTAATCGTTATCTATCCATTTTTACAAAAGTATTTCGTAAAAGGCATGATGATTGGTTCAGTGAAAGGATAA
- a CDS encoding extracellular solute-binding protein has product MKVKKMTKVLSGLFICSMVLTACGGSNDSSSSDKKESSVKLTTEGFPIVEEETTFTMMAPNVGMAEWKDMPLFQDYAEKTGINFDFVTPPSSDFSTKLNLALASGDLPDVIYGAGSGSLTDSMVIEYGEQGTFVALEDLIADNMPNFNKLLEENPEIRKSITTPDGHIYTLPTVSMNEPSAIWPRGPMWYRGEWLEALDVKELPKTTDEFYDLLVRMRDEDPNGNGKKDEIPLTDVKMESTRPWLMAAFGLKAFGVQEDDGKVTYAPMTENYKGYLEFMNKLYSEKLLDQEVFSQADEQKKSKGQKNQLGLFPDWFSYFTTGKDEKGALEDPMFQPLTSEYSEEAVVPKSPGISRGTFAITKEAESPEALLRWVDYFYGPEGAYYINKGPEGVLWEWAENSKGEKVRVYTDIVDTTNVEETRGKLTPAYGLTIPNIDFKNTDDLMIRNEADDELDTSFADFIATETESKLAPAGEVPMPLIYLSKDEIDQIKDTQTDLQTYIEQMEAKFITGVEPLSNWDKYVKTIESMGVDKYVEVYQQAVDRYNQN; this is encoded by the coding sequence ATGAAAGTGAAAAAAATGACAAAAGTTTTATCGGGTTTATTTATTTGTTCAATGGTATTAACAGCTTGTGGCGGATCGAATGATAGTTCGTCATCGGATAAAAAAGAAAGCTCAGTTAAATTAACGACTGAAGGTTTTCCAATTGTTGAAGAAGAAACAACGTTTACTATGATGGCACCGAACGTTGGGATGGCTGAATGGAAAGACATGCCATTATTCCAAGATTATGCTGAAAAAACGGGTATTAATTTTGATTTCGTTACACCTCCATCTTCTGACTTCTCAACTAAATTAAACTTAGCATTAGCAAGTGGAGATTTACCAGATGTCATTTATGGTGCAGGTTCAGGTAGTTTAACGGATTCAATGGTCATTGAATACGGTGAACAGGGAACATTTGTTGCACTTGAAGATTTAATTGCAGATAACATGCCTAACTTTAATAAATTATTAGAAGAAAATCCTGAAATTAGAAAGTCAATTACGACACCAGATGGACATATTTATACGTTGCCGACTGTTTCAATGAATGAACCGTCAGCAATCTGGCCTCGTGGTCCAATGTGGTACCGTGGTGAATGGTTAGAAGCGTTAGATGTTAAAGAATTACCAAAAACAACTGATGAATTTTATGATTTATTAGTTAGAATGCGTGATGAAGATCCAAATGGTAATGGTAAAAAAGATGAAATTCCTTTAACTGACGTGAAAATGGAAAGCACTCGTCCATGGTTAATGGCAGCCTTTGGTTTAAAAGCATTTGGTGTTCAAGAAGATGATGGAAAAGTTACGTATGCACCAATGACAGAAAACTATAAAGGTTATTTAGAGTTTATGAATAAGTTGTACTCTGAAAAACTATTAGATCAAGAAGTGTTTAGTCAAGCAGACGAACAAAAGAAATCTAAAGGACAAAAAAATCAATTAGGTTTATTCCCAGACTGGTTCTCTTACTTTACAACTGGTAAAGATGAAAAAGGTGCACTAGAAGACCCAATGTTCCAACCATTAACCTCTGAATACTCAGAAGAAGCAGTTGTACCTAAGAGCCCAGGTATTTCACGAGGAACGTTTGCTATTACAAAAGAAGCTGAATCACCAGAAGCATTGTTAAGATGGGTAGACTACTTCTATGGACCTGAAGGAGCTTACTATATTAATAAAGGACCTGAAGGCGTATTATGGGAGTGGGCAGAAAACTCTAAAGGTGAAAAAGTTCGTGTGTATACAGATATTGTTGATACAACAAACGTTGAAGAAACTCGTGGTAAATTAACACCAGCTTATGGTTTAACTATTCCAAATATTGACTTCAAGAATACAGATGACTTAATGATTCGTAACGAAGCCGACGATGAGTTAGATACATCATTTGCTGACTTTATTGCTACAGAAACAGAATCTAAGTTAGCGCCAGCTGGTGAAGTACCAATGCCATTAATTTATCTATCTAAAGATGAAATTGATCAAATTAAAGATACACAAACTGATTTACAAACATATATTGAGCAGATGGAAGCGAAATTTATCACAGGGGTTGAACCATTATCTAACTGGGATAAATATGTGAAAACAATCGAATCAATGGGTGTTGACAAATATGTTGAAGTTTACCAACAAGCAGTTGATCGCTATAACCAAAATTAA
- a CDS encoding ABC transporter permease has translation MSETWKKIKKNRQLYLFILPAFLVILIFSYIPMYGIIIAFKDYVPALGIWGSPWVGFKHFQRFFDSYYFWDLLKNTLGISIYSLIVGFPLPIILALALNELKDGKFKKITQTVTYAPNFISVVVMVGMIVAFLNPSTGLINHVLDFLGFERMDFMSDPKWFKTVYVLSGVWQSTGWSSVIYLAALSGVDPELHEAAVVDGASRLRRIWHINLPTIRPTMVILLIMSVGSIMSLGHEKILLMQNPLNLESSNVISTFVYQQGLLDAQYSYATAVGLFNSVINAILLISVNKVADKLNETSLF, from the coding sequence ATGAGTGAAACGTGGAAAAAAATAAAAAAGAATAGACAATTATATTTATTTATCTTACCTGCGTTTTTAGTCATTTTAATTTTTTCTTATATTCCAATGTACGGAATTATTATTGCCTTTAAAGATTATGTGCCTGCTTTAGGAATTTGGGGTAGCCCATGGGTTGGCTTTAAACATTTTCAACGATTCTTTGATTCCTATTATTTCTGGGATTTATTAAAAAATACATTAGGTATCAGTATTTATTCATTAATTGTTGGCTTTCCATTACCGATTATTTTAGCGTTAGCTTTAAATGAATTAAAAGATGGAAAGTTCAAAAAAATCACACAAACCGTGACATACGCACCAAATTTTATTTCAGTCGTAGTTATGGTTGGGATGATCGTGGCATTTTTAAACCCATCAACTGGTTTAATTAACCACGTGTTAGATTTTTTAGGTTTTGAAAGAATGGACTTTATGAGTGATCCGAAATGGTTTAAAACCGTCTATGTACTATCAGGTGTTTGGCAGTCAACCGGATGGAGTTCAGTTATTTACTTAGCGGCACTTTCAGGTGTTGACCCAGAATTACACGAAGCAGCGGTAGTAGATGGTGCGTCACGTTTACGTCGTATTTGGCACATTAACTTGCCAACGATTCGCCCAACAATGGTTATCTTATTAATCATGAGTGTGGGTTCGATTATGTCACTTGGACATGAAAAAATCTTATTGATGCAAAATCCATTAAACTTAGAGAGTTCGAATGTTATCTCAACGTTTGTGTATCAGCAAGGTTTATTAGATGCACAGTATAGTTACGCCACAGCAGTTGGTTTATTCAACTCAGTTATTAATGCCATTTTATTAATCAGTGTTAATAAAGTAGCCGATAAGTTAAATGAAACATCTCTATTCTAA
- a CDS encoding carbohydrate ABC transporter permease, translating into MNNRLVKDTLADKIFLKFNFVFLLLALLIVLYPLVYIVSASISDPSLVNSGEMWLLPKGITWEGYTTILNNDSIWRGYANTIYYTVLGTSINLLVTLPCAYALSRKDLYGRSAFMSFLLVTMFIGGGLIPSYLLIKNLGMLNTVWALVIPGAVSVYNLIVTRTFFETTIPREMEEAAIIDGCSDFKMFTSIILPLSMPIIAVMALFYGVGHWNSYFSALIYLSDKAKYPLQMVLREILVLQDMSSNSINGNMSSDMAAMMYSKQQLVQVIKYGIMIVSTLPVIVVYPFLQKYFVKGMMIGSVKG; encoded by the coding sequence ATGAATAATCGTTTAGTTAAAGACACACTAGCAGATAAAATCTTTTTAAAGTTCAACTTTGTTTTCTTACTATTAGCTTTATTAATTGTCTTATATCCGTTAGTTTATATTGTCAGCGCTTCAATTAGTGATCCAAGTTTAGTTAACTCTGGTGAAATGTGGCTATTACCTAAAGGAATTACTTGGGAAGGTTATACGACTATCTTGAACAATGATAGTATTTGGCGAGGATATGCCAATACGATTTATTATACGGTATTAGGAACAAGTATCAATTTATTGGTTACCTTACCATGTGCTTATGCTTTATCAAGAAAAGATTTATATGGACGCAGCGCTTTTATGAGCTTCTTATTAGTGACGATGTTTATTGGTGGGGGCTTAATTCCAAGTTACTTATTAATTAAGAACTTAGGAATGTTAAACACAGTTTGGGCGTTAGTTATTCCTGGAGCGGTTTCAGTTTATAACTTAATCGTTACAAGAACGTTCTTTGAAACGACGATTCCACGAGAAATGGAAGAAGCAGCAATCATTGATGGCTGTAGTGATTTCAAAATGTTCACAAGCATTATCTTACCATTATCAATGCCTATTATTGCGGTTATGGCATTATTCTATGGGGTAGGTCATTGGAATAGCTACTTTAGTGCCTTGATTTATTTATCAGATAAAGCTAAATATCCATTACAAATGGTCTTGCGTGAAATCTTAGTGTTACAAGATATGTCATCTAACTCAATCAACGGTAACATGTCATCAGACATGGCAGCGATGATGTATAGTAAACAGCAGTTAGTTCAAGTTATTAAGTACGGTATTATGATTGTTTCAACCTTACCTGTAATCGTTGTCTACCCATTCTTACAAAAGTATTTTGTAAAAGGGATGATGATTGGTTCAGTTAAAGGATAA